A single Cottoperca gobio chromosome 5, fCotGob3.1, whole genome shotgun sequence DNA region contains:
- the LOC115007708 gene encoding uncharacterized protein LOC115007708 isoform X2, producing MYRKKTKVKMSGNRMEESEPMEDKDEVQVTLSFKRSEDVSKWKYRAELEIVLQTWVNSNDNYSGDCKVLEVLEDNRAVIRLKPAPALRALQKLSGALLKGKEGKTVTITSISLTPLEVETQISKASMNLPPSSLTQPQDVQVPLGKQSSAVSTTGEDKCTLPVGHFWYVNHIYKEEIQRIEKENDVKLEVEVTTTFQGDQKDGGPQKALSEFTNLVQKCLGDSDTSTLPLKDVNPEEFKDVMKIFLRKEDKLLLTLSNEEMTICGPRPRQDALRKSLNAISKQDVFGMMKGDQPHGKMQELVSDKDRENQYLKKITTRFSSLFSTVFVSVSVAAVEQLCRFSTHSLVACSGGTKLYLWCGSFQLSGSQ from the exons ATGTACAG GAAGAAGACTAAAGTCAAGATGTCAGGCAATAGAATGGAGGAATCGGAGCCCATGGAA GACAAAGATGAGGTTCAAGTCACACTCTCATTTAAGCGGTCAGAAGATGTTTCAAAGTGGAAATATCGTGCAGAACTGGAGATAGTTCTTCAAACTTGGGTCAACAGCAACGACAATTACAGTGGAGATTGCAAAGTTTTAGAAGTCCTAGAAGATAATAGGGCTGTGATACGTCTTAAACCTGCTCCAG cCCTGAGAGCGCTTCAGAAACTGAGTGGAGCACTACTGAAGGGGAAAGAAGGGAAAACAGTCACAATAACGTCTATTAGTTTGACGCCGCTAGAGGTTGAGACACAAATATCAAAGGCGTCAATGAACCTTCCTCCATCATCCTTGACACAGCCACAAGATGTG caagTGCCACTGGGGAAGCAGAGTAGTGCAGTTTCTACAACAGGAGAGGATAAATGCACTCTCCCAGTGGGCCATTTCTGGTACGTGAACCACATCTACAAGGAGGAAATTCAACGTATAGAGAAAGAGAATGATGTTAAACTTGAGGTGGAAGTCACAACGACATTTCAAGGAGACCAGAAAGATGGAGGCCCACAAAAAGCTCTCTCTGAGTTCACAAACCTCGTCCAGAAGTGCTTAGGTGATTCAGATACCTCAACTTTGCCACTAAAGGACGTAAATCCAGAAGAGTTTAAAGACGTGATGAAAATCTTCCTGAGAAAGGAGGACAAGCTTTTGCTTACTCTTTCCAATGAAGAAATGACCATATGTGGGCCAAGACCAAGACAAGATGCCCTCAGAAAGTCCTTAAATGCAATAAGCAAACAAGATGTCTTTGGTATGATGAAGGGAGACCAGCCACATGGAAAAATGCAGGAATTAGTCtctgacaaagacagagagaaccagtatttaaaaaaaataactacCCGCTTTAGTTCTCTCTTCTCAACTGTCTTTGTTTCAGtgagtgttgctgctgttgagcAATTGTGTCGGTTTTCTACTCACTCTCTGGTTGCTTGCAGCGGTGGGACAAAGCTATATCTGTGGTGTGGCTCGTTCCAGTTGTCGGGTTCTCAATGA
- the LOC115007708 gene encoding uncharacterized protein LOC115007708 isoform X1, whose product MYRKKTKVKMSGNRMEESEPMEDKDEVQVTLSFKRSEDVSKWKYRAELEIVLQTWVNSNDNYSGDCKVLEVLEDNRAVIRLKPAPALRALQKLSGALLKGKEGKTVTITSISLTPLEVETQISKASMNLPPSSLTQPQDVQQVPLGKQSSAVSTTGEDKCTLPVGHFWYVNHIYKEEIQRIEKENDVKLEVEVTTTFQGDQKDGGPQKALSEFTNLVQKCLGDSDTSTLPLKDVNPEEFKDVMKIFLRKEDKLLLTLSNEEMTICGPRPRQDALRKSLNAISKQDVFGMMKGDQPHGKMQELVSDKDRENQYLKKITTRFSSLFSTVFVSVSVAAVEQLCRFSTHSLVACSGGTKLYLWCGSFQLSGSQ is encoded by the exons ATGTACAG GAAGAAGACTAAAGTCAAGATGTCAGGCAATAGAATGGAGGAATCGGAGCCCATGGAA GACAAAGATGAGGTTCAAGTCACACTCTCATTTAAGCGGTCAGAAGATGTTTCAAAGTGGAAATATCGTGCAGAACTGGAGATAGTTCTTCAAACTTGGGTCAACAGCAACGACAATTACAGTGGAGATTGCAAAGTTTTAGAAGTCCTAGAAGATAATAGGGCTGTGATACGTCTTAAACCTGCTCCAG cCCTGAGAGCGCTTCAGAAACTGAGTGGAGCACTACTGAAGGGGAAAGAAGGGAAAACAGTCACAATAACGTCTATTAGTTTGACGCCGCTAGAGGTTGAGACACAAATATCAAAGGCGTCAATGAACCTTCCTCCATCATCCTTGACACAGCCACAAGATGTG cagcaagTGCCACTGGGGAAGCAGAGTAGTGCAGTTTCTACAACAGGAGAGGATAAATGCACTCTCCCAGTGGGCCATTTCTGGTACGTGAACCACATCTACAAGGAGGAAATTCAACGTATAGAGAAAGAGAATGATGTTAAACTTGAGGTGGAAGTCACAACGACATTTCAAGGAGACCAGAAAGATGGAGGCCCACAAAAAGCTCTCTCTGAGTTCACAAACCTCGTCCAGAAGTGCTTAGGTGATTCAGATACCTCAACTTTGCCACTAAAGGACGTAAATCCAGAAGAGTTTAAAGACGTGATGAAAATCTTCCTGAGAAAGGAGGACAAGCTTTTGCTTACTCTTTCCAATGAAGAAATGACCATATGTGGGCCAAGACCAAGACAAGATGCCCTCAGAAAGTCCTTAAATGCAATAAGCAAACAAGATGTCTTTGGTATGATGAAGGGAGACCAGCCACATGGAAAAATGCAGGAATTAGTCtctgacaaagacagagagaaccagtatttaaaaaaaataactacCCGCTTTAGTTCTCTCTTCTCAACTGTCTTTGTTTCAGtgagtgttgctgctgttgagcAATTGTGTCGGTTTTCTACTCACTCTCTGGTTGCTTGCAGCGGTGGGACAAAGCTATATCTGTGGTGTGGCTCGTTCCAGTTGTCGGGTTCTCAATGA